The Bernardetia sp. ABR2-2B DNA window ATCTTGATCTTCTGATGTGAGTTTGTGGGTATATTTCATGAAATTGAGAAATGAGCAGGTTAATTTGATTTGTCAAATTCTAAAATGAAGAAATAAAAACTTTTTTCATAGCCGTTAGATTTGTTATATTGCTATTTATATTCTCAAGATAAAAGTAAATAAAACATTCCTAAAAAAAGCACAATGGCAAAAATGAACAAAAAAAGTCGTGAATTTCTCTTCAATTATCTCAATAACTCTTCTCCAACAGGCTACGAACAGAGTGGTCAGAAAATTTGGTTAGATTATATAAAGCCTTATACAGATTCTTATTTCACAGATACATATGGAACGGCTGTGGCTGTTATTAACCCAAAAGCAAAATACAAAGTAGTCATTGAAGCACACGCTGACGAAATTGCGTGGACAGTTCATTATATTACAGATGATGGATATATTTATGTCGTCAGAAATGGTGGTTCGGATGCAGTTATTGCGCCTTCGAAGCGAGTAAATATTTATACAGATAAAGGAATTGTAAAAGGTGTTTTTGGTTGGCCTGCAATTCATGTACGTGAACGTGGAAAAGCTGATACGCTTCCAGAAATAGAAAATATTTTCTTAGATGTAGGAGCAACAAGCAAGAAAGAAGTCGAAGAGTTAGGAATCCACGTAGGCTGTGTAGCTACATTTGAAGACGAACTGATTGATTTGAATGATAAATTTTGGACTGGAAGAGCTTTAGATAATCGTATTGGAGGTTTTATGATCGCAGAAGTGGCACGTAGAATCCATAAAAACAAAGACAAATTAGATTTTGGTCTCTATATCGTAAATGCTGTTCAAGAAGAAGTGGGTTTGAATGGTGCAACGATGATTTCTCGTACTATTGAGGCTGATGTAGCGATTGTTACCGATGTTTGCCATGACACAGCTTCTCCAATGTATAACAAAATCAAACAAAGTGATGTTCGTTGTGGTCGTGGTGCAGTCTTAACGTATGCACCTGCTGTTCAGAACAATCTTTTGAAGCATATTATCAAAGCTGCCGAGAAAAATGATATTCCGTTTCAACGTTTGGCTTCTAGTCGTGCAACAGGAACAGATACTGATGCCTTTGCTTATTCTGGAAAAGGAACAGCTTCTGCTCTTATTTCTATTCCACTCAAATATATGCACACAACAGTAGAAACGGCTTCTAAAAAAGATGTAGAAGCAGTAATTGATTTGATGTACAAGAGTGTAATTAGCCTAAAAGCAGGAACAGATTTTAGATATATAAAGTAGATTTTTCAATAGCTGGTTTGAGTCTCAAGGCTTAAACCAGTTTCTCTAAAAAATTAGGCTTATTTTTTGCAATTTTATTTACTTTCTACTTACTGATAATCAATTGATTAATTAGTCTTGACTTATTATAATCAAATCTTGAATAAATTATAACCAATAGTTGCACATAAATATCACAAAGCCTACAAACAAGCTATGAAACTAAATTCTACTTTACTCCTTTTTTCTATTCTATCAATTTTATTTCTTTCCAGTTCTTTTACTTTTCCTAGTATTGAATCAAAAGACCCAATTCCCATTAACCGATGGGTTTTATTTCAAAAAGAAAATGGTGTAGAGTTTTATATTCAACATAGAAGTTCAATGTATGATACTCGCTACAATACGTTGGTTAGGCTTCGAAATACAAATAGATACGAGGTAAAAGTTAGTTTTACGCCTTCTTTTGGTTGTGAGGGAGAAAGCAAAATGCAATTGCAAGGAAGAATACAGACAGCAGTTTATCCACGCCATTCGGTTACGCTTTTAGCATACCGTCCGTGTCAGGGAAAAATTCCAGAGAGAATAGTTTTTAATTCAATGGATGTTAGAAAACGATAATTTTATGAAAGAAAAACCTAAACTTACTCAAAAACAGACCACAGGCAAAAAAGGAGAAGAACTAGCATTACAGTTTTTGATAGAAAACAAATTTGAAAAGTTAGCGACAAATTATAGAGCAGGGAAAGGAAACGGAATAGGAAGTAATGGCGAAATCGATATTATAGTAAAGAAAGCAAATGTCATTCATTTTATAGAAGTAAAGACAAGAAAAAACGATAATTTTGGCAATCCAGAAGAGTTTGTAAGTGAAGCCCAAGCAAAGAAAATATCTCAAACAGCCGAATTATTTTTAGAGAAATGGGAAGAAGAAAACAATCAAGAATCTACTCATGGATTTAAGGGTTTTATTCAGTTCGACATAATTTCGATTCTTCTTGAAAAGGATATTTTGAAAGAAATTTTACATTTAGAAGATGCTTTTTAAGTAGCTGATAGTTTCCAAACTGTCAGAAAGCAATACTACAACAGTTTGGAAACTGTCGGCTACAATTGTAATTTTACATTCCCTATTTACAAACTCTTCAACAAGTAGATTATACTAATTTAATGTCTAAAAACGACGAACCAACTCCTTCAAACTCTCTCAAGATGTATCTTCAAGAAAACAAGAATACAAATCCAATTGGTATTTTTGATAGTGGAATTGGTGGACTTACAGTAGCGTATGCTGTCAAAGAGCTTTTGCCACACGAACAGATTATCTATTTCGGAGATACAGCGCATTTGCCTTACGGAGAAAAATCTATGGCAGCTTTACAGGCTTATTCTATCAAAGCCGTTGATTTTCTTTTAAAACATCATTGTAAAATAATTCTTTTTGCTTGTAATTCGGCTTCTTCGGCAGCTTTCGAACTTATAAAAGAATATACAGCAACAAAAGCAAAGGTAATCGATGTTATTCAGCCTGTCGTAAATTATGTAGCAACTAACTTTGAAGGAAAAAATATTGGTTTGATAGGAACACGTCAGACCATTAACTCAAATACCTACCTTCAAAAAATAGACAAAACAGACAAAAATATTAATCTTTCATCTGTTGCGACACCTCTTTTAGCTTCAATGATTGAAGAAGGGTTTTTTAATAATACGATTAGTAAGTCAGTTATTGCAGAATATTTGTCTGATGAATCTTTACAGAATATTGAAGGTCTGATTTTGGGTTGTACACATTATCCACTCATTAAAAAAGATATTGATTTATTTTTTAAAGAAAATTTTTCTCAAAAAGTAGAAATTATAGATGGTTCTTTTATTGTCGCAGAAGAAGTTCGTATCTTTTTAGAACAAAATAATTTATTGAATCCTTATTCTACCAAAGAAGATATTTTTTATGTTTCTGACCTTACTAAATCGTTCGAAGAAACGACAAAGATATTTTTCAGAAAAACGGTGGAATTAGAGTTGTATAAACTTTGGGAGTAAGCTTTATAGTTACCAGTAAGTAGTAATCAGTTACCAGTTAAATGCCAATTTCTTATGAAAAATATAATTTTACTTTTCCTTATTTTGGCTTTTACTTCTTGTGCTACTTTTAAGAAAAATTCTTTAAATGAAAATAGGATTTCTTTATCAGAGAATGATTTAAAGAAGTTTGAAGGAACTTTTAAAATTGTAAGTAAAGATAGCTCAGAAAGAAATTTGGACGCATCTTTACTAAAATATTATTCTTTCAGAATATTATCTCTAAAAAAAAGAGTATTTGAAGAGTATGATTGTAAAATAAATTTGAGCTTTCTTGATAAAAATCATCTAAGAGTTGAATTAATAAATGATACAACAATTATAGAATTAAGAGTTTTGAAGTTTAAAGTAAAAGAGAGTTATATAGTTCTCAAAAAAACTAATGAATTTCGTTTTTTTATTTTAATGAATGGCATTCATACAATTAATACAAGAATAGCTTTGTTAGAAAATGAAAACTTAACTATTGATAGTATCTCTTCCTATCTTGGTTTTTTATTAATTTTACCTCTTGGTGACCACAAAAGAGAATACTACGGATTAGAATTTGAAAGAATTGAGTGATTTCGTTTGCCAGTAAGTAGTAATCAGTTACCAGTTAAAGACAAATTTCTTATGAAAAATATAATTTTACTTTTCCTTATTTTGGCTTTTACTTCTTGTCAAAACTATTACCGAACAAAAGAAACAGAGAGAAACGAGATTTTGCGAATTTTTAGAGGTTTTAAAAGTGTTGAAAGCATAAATGTTAAACGCTATAAAAAAGGCTATCGTTATAGTTTTACATCTAAACCATTTGTTTATAATAAAGATGATTATAATGCTCATCAATTTGATAGTCTATTATTTGAAATAGAAGGTTTAGAAAAT harbors:
- a CDS encoding M42 family peptidase, translating into MNKKSREFLFNYLNNSSPTGYEQSGQKIWLDYIKPYTDSYFTDTYGTAVAVINPKAKYKVVIEAHADEIAWTVHYITDDGYIYVVRNGGSDAVIAPSKRVNIYTDKGIVKGVFGWPAIHVRERGKADTLPEIENIFLDVGATSKKEVEELGIHVGCVATFEDELIDLNDKFWTGRALDNRIGGFMIAEVARRIHKNKDKLDFGLYIVNAVQEEVGLNGATMISRTIEADVAIVTDVCHDTASPMYNKIKQSDVRCGRGAVLTYAPAVQNNLLKHIIKAAEKNDIPFQRLASSRATGTDTDAFAYSGKGTASALISIPLKYMHTTVETASKKDVEAVIDLMYKSVISLKAGTDFRYIK
- a CDS encoding YraN family protein → MKEKPKLTQKQTTGKKGEELALQFLIENKFEKLATNYRAGKGNGIGSNGEIDIIVKKANVIHFIEVKTRKNDNFGNPEEFVSEAQAKKISQTAELFLEKWEEENNQESTHGFKGFIQFDIISILLEKDILKEILHLEDAF
- the murI gene encoding glutamate racemase, translating into MSKNDEPTPSNSLKMYLQENKNTNPIGIFDSGIGGLTVAYAVKELLPHEQIIYFGDTAHLPYGEKSMAALQAYSIKAVDFLLKHHCKIILFACNSASSAAFELIKEYTATKAKVIDVIQPVVNYVATNFEGKNIGLIGTRQTINSNTYLQKIDKTDKNINLSSVATPLLASMIEEGFFNNTISKSVIAEYLSDESLQNIEGLILGCTHYPLIKKDIDLFFKENFSQKVEIIDGSFIVAEEVRIFLEQNNLLNPYSTKEDIFYVSDLTKSFEETTKIFFRKTVELELYKLWE